One Luteimonas sp. MC1825 DNA segment encodes these proteins:
- a CDS encoding aldehyde dehydrogenase family protein translates to MSHPVLTALGLSAHESGTFLGGGEWSKTADAGVLEPVNPSTGEVLAKVNATSQADYELIVERAQAAFKVWRTTPAPRRGEAIRLCADALRAHKDQLGSLVALEMGKSKPEGDGEVQEMIDIGDFAVGLSRQLYGLTMHSERPGHRMYEQWHPLGIVGIISAFNFPVAVWAWNSFIAAVCGDISIWKPSGKTPLSAIASMRICNEALAKAGFPDLFFLFNDAGNDLAERFVDDKRIALVSFTGSTRVGRQVGERVARRMGRSLLELGGNNAIIVDETADLALAIPAIAFGAVGTAGQRCTSTRRVFIHESIFDEVLGKLKTAYAQVEKKIGDPTDAANLMGPLNSQSAVDAFLAAIEQAKAAGGKVESGGTALTDRKGFFVLPTIITGLANSAEVVQTETFAPILYVMKYSQLDEAIAMQNDVPQGLSSSIFTTNLKRAEAFLSAAGSDCGIANVNIGTSGAEIGGAFGGEKETGGGRESGSDAWRAYMRRQTNTINYSDALPLAQGIKFDI, encoded by the coding sequence ATGTCCCACCCCGTCCTCACCGCCCTCGGCCTGTCGGCCCACGAGTCCGGCACCTTCCTTGGTGGCGGCGAATGGTCGAAGACCGCCGATGCCGGTGTGCTCGAGCCGGTCAATCCGAGTACTGGCGAGGTGCTGGCCAAGGTCAATGCGACCTCGCAGGCCGACTACGAACTGATCGTCGAGCGCGCGCAGGCCGCCTTCAAGGTCTGGCGCACCACGCCCGCCCCGCGCCGCGGCGAAGCCATCCGCCTGTGCGCCGACGCACTGCGCGCGCACAAGGACCAGTTGGGCTCGCTGGTCGCGCTCGAAATGGGCAAGTCGAAGCCGGAAGGCGATGGCGAGGTCCAGGAGATGATCGACATCGGCGACTTCGCCGTCGGCCTGTCGCGCCAGCTGTACGGCCTGACCATGCATTCCGAGCGCCCGGGCCACCGCATGTACGAGCAGTGGCATCCGCTGGGCATCGTCGGCATCATCTCGGCGTTCAACTTCCCGGTCGCGGTCTGGGCGTGGAATTCGTTCATCGCGGCGGTGTGTGGCGACATCTCGATCTGGAAGCCCTCGGGCAAGACCCCGCTGTCGGCGATCGCATCGATGCGCATCTGCAACGAGGCGCTGGCCAAGGCCGGCTTCCCCGACCTGTTCTTCCTGTTCAACGATGCCGGCAACGACCTCGCCGAGCGCTTCGTGGACGACAAGCGCATCGCGCTGGTGAGCTTCACCGGCTCCACGCGCGTCGGCCGCCAGGTCGGTGAGCGCGTCGCGCGCCGCATGGGCCGCTCGCTGCTGGAACTGGGCGGCAACAACGCGATCATCGTCGACGAGACCGCGGACCTCGCGCTCGCCATCCCGGCGATCGCCTTCGGCGCCGTCGGCACCGCCGGCCAGCGCTGCACCAGCACCCGCCGCGTGTTCATCCACGAGTCGATCTTCGACGAGGTGCTGGGCAAGCTGAAGACCGCCTACGCGCAGGTCGAGAAGAAGATCGGCGACCCGACGGATGCCGCCAACCTGATGGGCCCGCTCAACAGCCAGTCCGCGGTCGACGCCTTCCTGGCGGCGATCGAGCAGGCCAAGGCCGCCGGCGGCAAGGTCGAGAGCGGCGGCACCGCGCTCACCGACCGCAAGGGCTTCTTCGTGCTGCCGACCATCATCACCGGCCTGGCCAACAGCGCCGAGGTGGTGCAGACCGAGACCTTCGCGCCGATCCTGTACGTGATGAAGTACTCGCAGCTCGACGAGGCGATCGCCATGCAGAACGATGTGCCGCAGGGCCTGTCGTCGTCGATCTTCACCACCAACCTCAAGCGCGCCGAGGCGTTCCTGTCGGCGGCCGGTTCGGACTGCGGCATCGCCAACGTCAACATCGGCACCTCGGGCGCCGAGATCGGCGGGGCGTTCGGCGGCGAGAAGGAAACCGGCGGCGGGCGCGAGTCCGGCTCCGACGCCTGGCGCGCCTACATGCGCCGCCAGACCAACACCATCAACTACTCGGACGCGCTGCCGCTGGCCCAGGGCATCAAGTTCGATATCTGA
- a CDS encoding S8 family serine peptidase, whose product MTTKPAVVAAVAVAIVVSAAAAATIGVKSRLATPATTQATSLGAGPVAGTAARAPKEAAEPHIVLFNEPALASYRGGVRGIAAPARSAGGRLDAASRQAGAYVDYLRSRQAARESDISRALGRSLQVGHRMQHAVNGIVVTLTASEAAKVGRMPDVRLVEGYREYALDTDTGPGHIGAPAVWSGSAAGGAFQGEGMVAAILDSGINFGSPSFAAVDPADGHVHVNPLGSGNYLGTCAPGGVDAGRCNDKLIGGYDFVCAAPGNACSNPGFREEPGFGDTNSHGSHVASTVAGNRRVVAISGAQASISGVAPRAGIVAFDICYTNISTGQGLCPNVSAVAAIDQIVIDGVADVINYSIGGGAQPWGEAVSLAFLNVVEAGVFVAASAGNSGPAAGTLGHVEPWVSSTAAARHGREGFSFLMQVTGPGTVPEPLTAIELSTGANGVGHTVAYPASTPLRVSPTVDAVDDGCAGYPAGTFNGAIAVVRRGGCSFTIKTNAASAAGAVAVVIANNLPEVLVPSVPDTTVPAFGVPQAVGNALRDFNAANPAATATIGFPAAPLPNTADALAAFSSRGPAGTFSLIKPDVTAPGYGILAAVSGTTISGSENAVGLMNGTSMASPHQAGAAALVRQARPGWSVSEVKSALAMTATTTVFLENEVTPANPFARGSGRIRVDQAVRAGLVLDETALNYAAANPATGGDPATLNLPSLADRNCAGGCTFTRTFRNVDGRTQIWAASLAGLRGRVQPSLARVPANGSVTFVVTIDSGNLPNNGSWSFGNLRLAPSGVKGGKADPVLNLPIGVAVQPPVLVLPGVVQASVAAGGQGSVTVPMTNAGGSALAWSADNTGNAISRLVETWRGTATSGFRASQYSDPASAGGLLAQFSSDDFTVDASTRITRITAEGFVVSGVALPTASPNLRWSIYPDAGGMPAGNPQTNPGAAVWTHSRSALATGVLVEGGRIGLDLVAAGQSVTLAPGRYWVVINTAGTFANRWAWYGSSAGQGGFASLNVAGDGSGAWTANVAFPSLDLQVDGEVACGASWLGAVTPASGSLAAGGSQSLVATLLGNGLAAGSYSGFACVASNDPAVAKKATRVALTVTQ is encoded by the coding sequence ATGACCACGAAGCCAGCAGTGGTGGCGGCAGTCGCCGTCGCCATCGTGGTGTCGGCCGCCGCCGCCGCCACCATCGGAGTGAAATCCAGGCTTGCGACACCCGCGACCACGCAGGCCACGTCCCTCGGGGCCGGGCCCGTCGCGGGCACCGCGGCGCGCGCGCCAAAGGAAGCCGCGGAACCGCACATCGTGCTGTTCAACGAGCCCGCCCTGGCCAGCTACCGCGGCGGTGTGCGCGGAATCGCGGCCCCGGCGCGCAGCGCGGGCGGACGCCTCGACGCCGCCAGCCGCCAGGCCGGTGCCTACGTAGACTACCTGCGCAGCCGCCAGGCCGCGCGCGAGTCCGACATCAGCCGCGCGCTCGGCCGCAGCCTGCAGGTCGGGCATCGCATGCAGCACGCGGTGAACGGCATCGTGGTCACGCTGACGGCTTCGGAGGCGGCGAAGGTGGGCCGCATGCCGGACGTCAGGCTGGTCGAGGGCTATCGCGAGTACGCGCTCGACACCGACACCGGTCCGGGCCATATCGGCGCACCGGCCGTGTGGTCCGGCAGCGCCGCCGGCGGCGCGTTCCAGGGCGAAGGCATGGTGGCCGCGATCCTGGATTCGGGCATCAACTTCGGCAGCCCGTCCTTCGCGGCGGTCGACCCGGCGGACGGCCATGTGCACGTCAACCCGCTCGGCAGCGGCAACTACCTCGGCACCTGCGCACCCGGCGGCGTCGACGCGGGCCGCTGCAACGACAAGCTGATCGGCGGCTACGACTTCGTGTGCGCGGCGCCGGGCAATGCCTGCAGCAATCCGGGTTTCCGCGAGGAGCCTGGCTTCGGCGACACCAACTCGCACGGCAGCCACGTCGCGTCGACGGTCGCCGGCAATCGCCGCGTGGTCGCGATCAGCGGCGCGCAGGCGTCGATCTCGGGTGTCGCGCCGCGTGCCGGCATCGTGGCCTTCGACATCTGCTACACCAACATCTCCACCGGACAGGGCCTGTGCCCGAACGTGTCGGCGGTGGCGGCGATCGACCAGATCGTGATCGACGGCGTCGCCGACGTCATCAACTACTCCATCGGCGGTGGTGCGCAGCCCTGGGGCGAGGCGGTCTCGCTGGCCTTCCTCAACGTGGTGGAAGCGGGCGTGTTCGTGGCGGCCTCGGCCGGCAACAGCGGTCCGGCAGCCGGCACGCTTGGCCACGTGGAGCCATGGGTGTCCTCGACCGCGGCGGCGCGCCACGGGCGCGAGGGCTTCTCGTTCCTGATGCAGGTCACCGGGCCGGGCACCGTGCCCGAGCCGCTGACGGCCATCGAGCTCTCCACCGGCGCCAACGGCGTGGGCCACACCGTGGCGTACCCGGCCAGCACGCCGCTGCGCGTGAGCCCCACCGTCGATGCGGTCGACGACGGCTGCGCGGGTTACCCGGCCGGCACCTTCAACGGTGCGATCGCCGTGGTCCGCCGTGGCGGCTGCAGCTTCACCATCAAGACCAATGCCGCGTCCGCCGCGGGGGCGGTGGCGGTGGTGATCGCCAACAACCTGCCGGAAGTGCTGGTGCCTTCGGTGCCCGACACCACCGTGCCGGCGTTCGGCGTGCCGCAGGCGGTGGGCAACGCGCTGCGTGACTTCAACGCGGCCAACCCGGCGGCCACCGCCACCATCGGCTTTCCGGCGGCGCCGCTGCCCAACACCGCCGATGCGCTGGCCGCTTTCAGCTCGCGCGGCCCGGCAGGCACCTTCAGCCTGATCAAGCCCGACGTCACTGCACCCGGCTACGGCATCCTGGCCGCCGTGTCGGGGACCACGATCAGCGGTTCGGAGAACGCCGTGGGCCTGATGAACGGCACGTCGATGGCGTCTCCGCACCAGGCGGGTGCCGCGGCCCTGGTCCGCCAGGCGCGTCCCGGCTGGAGTGTCTCCGAGGTGAAGTCGGCCCTGGCGATGACCGCCACCACGACGGTCTTCCTCGAAAACGAGGTCACGCCCGCCAACCCGTTCGCGCGGGGTTCGGGCCGGATCCGCGTGGACCAGGCGGTGCGCGCCGGCCTGGTGCTCGATGAGACCGCGTTGAACTACGCCGCGGCCAACCCGGCCACGGGTGGCGATCCCGCCACGCTCAACCTGCCAAGCCTGGCCGACCGCAACTGCGCCGGGGGATGCACGTTCACCCGCACCTTCCGCAACGTCGACGGCCGTACCCAGATCTGGGCGGCAAGCCTGGCTGGCCTGCGTGGGCGCGTGCAGCCAAGCCTCGCGCGCGTGCCGGCCAATGGCAGCGTGACGTTCGTGGTGACCATCGACAGCGGCAACCTGCCGAACAACGGCAGCTGGAGCTTCGGCAACCTGCGCCTGGCGCCCAGTGGCGTGAAGGGTGGCAAGGCGGATCCGGTGCTGAACCTGCCGATCGGCGTGGCGGTGCAGCCGCCGGTACTGGTGCTGCCGGGCGTGGTGCAGGCCAGTGTTGCGGCGGGCGGCCAGGGCTCGGTGACGGTGCCGATGACCAACGCCGGCGGCTCGGCGCTGGCCTGGTCGGCCGACAACACCGGCAATGCGATCAGCAGGCTGGTCGAGACCTGGCGCGGCACGGCCACCAGCGGCTTCCGCGCCAGCCAGTACAGCGACCCGGCATCGGCGGGTGGCTTGCTGGCCCAGTTCTCCAGTGATGACTTCACGGTCGACGCGAGCACGCGCATCACCAGGATCACCGCCGAGGGATTCGTCGTCAGCGGCGTGGCGCTCCCCACGGCGTCGCCGAACCTGCGCTGGAGCATCTACCCGGACGCCGGCGGCATGCCGGCGGGCAACCCGCAGACCAACCCGGGCGCCGCGGTGTGGACGCACTCCAGATCAGCGCTTGCCACGGGCGTGCTGGTCGAGGGTGGACGCATCGGCCTGGACCTGGTGGCGGCCGGCCAGTCCGTCACGCTGGCCCCCGGACGCTACTGGGTGGTGATCAACACCGCCGGCACGTTCGCCAACCGCTGGGCCTGGTACGGCAGCAGCGCCGGGCAAGGTGGCTTTGCCAGCCTCAACGTGGCCGGCGATGGCAGCGGTGCGTGGACCGCCAACGTGGCGTTCCCCTCGCTCGACCTGCAGGTCGACGGCGAGGTGGCGTGTGGCGCCAGTTGGCTGGGCGCGGTCACCCCGGCCTCGGGTTCGCTGGCCGCGGGCGGCTCGCAGTCGCTGGTCGCCACGCTGCTGGGCAACGGCCTGGCGGCGGGCAGCTACTCGGGCTTCGCCTGCGTCGCAAGCAACGACCCGGCGGTGGCGAAGAAGGCGACACGCGTGGCGCTTACCGTCACGCAGTGA
- a CDS encoding DMT family transporter: MLGSTTFFAAMAVMIRIASADLSTAQIAFFRNLFGLLFLLPFLFRGGWRLPRTAQLPRYLVRCAIGVASMLCGFWALGNLPMAQAVALSYATPLLATVAAVFILGETVRMRRWSAVVIGMVGVLVIVRPGSEAFSAGSLVALGGALLSALVAIQIKQLSRVDAADTIVFYTYVFWVPMSLLPALFAWQWPQGITWLWLLLLGAFGTGGQLLWTRALKIGEVSALQPISFMQLPLVALAAWLLFGEAPTQWTLMGAGIILGANIYIAHREVQLARRAATSGPAGAAKPGE, encoded by the coding sequence ATGCTCGGCAGCACCACGTTCTTCGCCGCCATGGCGGTCATGATCCGCATCGCCTCGGCGGACCTCTCGACCGCCCAGATCGCGTTCTTCCGCAACCTGTTCGGCCTGCTGTTCCTGCTGCCGTTCCTGTTCCGCGGCGGCTGGCGCCTGCCGCGCACCGCGCAGCTGCCCCGCTACCTGGTGCGCTGCGCGATCGGCGTGGCGTCGATGCTGTGCGGCTTCTGGGCACTGGGCAACCTGCCGATGGCGCAGGCGGTGGCGCTGTCGTATGCCACGCCGCTGCTCGCCACCGTGGCCGCGGTGTTCATCCTCGGCGAAACCGTGCGCATGCGGCGCTGGTCGGCGGTGGTGATCGGCATGGTCGGCGTGCTGGTGATCGTGCGCCCGGGCAGCGAGGCCTTCAGCGCCGGCAGCCTGGTGGCGCTGGGCGGCGCCCTGCTTTCGGCGCTGGTGGCGATCCAGATCAAGCAGCTGTCGCGGGTGGACGCCGCCGACACCATCGTCTTCTACACCTACGTGTTCTGGGTGCCGATGTCGCTGCTGCCGGCGCTGTTCGCATGGCAGTGGCCGCAGGGCATCACCTGGCTGTGGCTGCTGCTGCTCGGTGCATTCGGCACCGGTGGCCAGCTGCTGTGGACCAGGGCACTGAAGATCGGCGAGGTGTCGGCGCTGCAGCCGATCAGCTTCATGCAATTGCCGCTGGTGGCGCTGGCGGCCTGGCTGCTGTTCGGCGAGGCGCCCACGCAGTGGACCCTGATGGGCGCCGGCATCATCCTGGGCGCCAACATCTACATCGCGCACCGCGAGGTGCAGCTGGCGCGACGCGCCGCGACCAGCGGCCCGGCCGGGGCGGCCAAGCCAGGCGAGTGA
- a CDS encoding phosphatase PAP2 family protein, which yields MAAPRTPTEALANLLSDARFGAGFLQRHGWRLVLVFVGLLLPLWGFAELADEVLEGEPFAFDEPILLFAREAAAGGLDQLFLLASKLGYEWGVVPMDILLVLGLALARRHREGLFAGVALLGSALLNMAAKLAFARERPTLWEAIAPEHTFSFPSGHAMGSMTLAMVLVLLCWHTRWRWPVLVAMLGFVLLVGLSRVYLGVHYPSDILAGWTAALAWTAATWLLVKYGAGRVGRKGLPPPLE from the coding sequence ATGGCCGCCCCGCGCACGCCGACTGAGGCGCTCGCCAACCTGTTGTCGGATGCCCGCTTCGGTGCCGGCTTCCTGCAGCGCCATGGCTGGCGGCTGGTGCTGGTGTTCGTGGGCCTGCTGCTGCCGTTGTGGGGCTTCGCGGAACTCGCCGACGAAGTGCTGGAGGGCGAGCCCTTCGCCTTTGACGAGCCGATCCTGCTGTTCGCGCGCGAGGCGGCGGCGGGAGGGCTGGACCAGCTGTTCCTGCTTGCTTCGAAGCTGGGCTACGAGTGGGGCGTGGTGCCGATGGACATCCTGCTCGTGCTCGGCCTGGCGCTGGCGCGGCGGCATCGCGAAGGGCTGTTCGCAGGGGTCGCGCTGCTGGGCTCCGCGCTGCTCAACATGGCCGCCAAGCTGGCTTTCGCGCGCGAGCGCCCGACGTTGTGGGAGGCGATCGCGCCCGAGCACACGTTCAGTTTCCCGAGCGGCCATGCCATGGGTTCGATGACGCTGGCGATGGTACTGGTGCTGCTGTGCTGGCACACGCGCTGGCGCTGGCCGGTGCTGGTGGCGATGCTCGGCTTCGTGCTGCTGGTCGGGCTGTCGCGCGTCTACCTGGGCGTGCATTACCCGTCGGACATCCTCGCGGGCTGGACAGCCGCGCTCGCCTGGACGGCCGCGACCTGGCTGCTTGTCAAGTACGGGGCCGGGCGCGTCGGCAGGAAGGGCTTGCCCCCGCCACTGGAGTGA
- the rnd gene encoding ribonuclease D, whose product MDQDFTWIAEPAALLARFETRPARIGLDTEFIRERTWWPQLALVQIAVHDEILLVDTLAPGTCEALRPILLDPAITKVMHSASEDLIAFRRACDAVPEGLFDTQVAAAIGGVAAGAGYQKLVAEILGVTLSKGETRSEWLRRPLSDAQLAYAADDVRHLFALHDHLRERLEALGRMDWLKEDCARMRDTACSDALERWPHLPIRAAQYLDGDGQRRLLRLLRWRDAWAREHDRPRTWVLDNDLAAGIARANPADTGALKQLLDAHPKAPRKLGAELWTALGTPLADEADAPPIRTEERDKAAVRRLQDAVAARSAELGLPDGVLASRRRLESLLDDGDWSVLGGWRRELLVPTLAPLLPGATQGLPSGGSTV is encoded by the coding sequence ATGGACCAAGACTTCACCTGGATTGCCGAGCCGGCCGCCCTGCTCGCCCGCTTCGAAACACGCCCCGCCCGCATCGGCCTGGATACCGAGTTCATCCGCGAACGCACCTGGTGGCCGCAACTGGCCCTGGTGCAGATCGCCGTGCACGACGAGATCCTGCTGGTCGACACACTGGCACCCGGCACCTGCGAGGCGCTGCGCCCGATCCTGCTGGATCCCGCGATCACCAAGGTGATGCACAGCGCCAGCGAGGACCTGATCGCATTCCGCCGCGCCTGCGACGCCGTGCCCGAGGGCCTGTTCGACACCCAGGTCGCGGCGGCGATCGGCGGGGTGGCCGCCGGTGCCGGCTACCAGAAGCTGGTGGCGGAGATCCTCGGCGTGACGCTGTCCAAGGGCGAGACGCGTTCCGAATGGCTGCGGCGGCCGCTGTCCGATGCGCAGCTGGCCTATGCCGCCGATGACGTGCGCCACCTGTTCGCCCTGCATGACCATCTGCGCGAGCGCCTCGAAGCGCTCGGGCGCATGGACTGGTTGAAAGAGGACTGCGCGCGCATGCGCGACACCGCGTGCAGCGACGCCCTGGAGCGCTGGCCACACTTGCCGATCCGCGCCGCGCAATACCTCGACGGCGATGGCCAGCGCCGCCTGCTGCGCCTGCTGCGCTGGCGCGACGCCTGGGCACGCGAGCACGACCGGCCGCGCACCTGGGTGCTGGACAACGATCTCGCCGCCGGCATCGCCCGCGCCAATCCCGCGGATACCGGTGCGCTGAAGCAGCTGCTCGATGCCCACCCCAAGGCGCCGCGCAAGCTGGGTGCCGAACTCTGGACCGCCCTGGGCACGCCGCTTGCCGACGAGGCCGACGCGCCTCCGATCCGCACCGAGGAGCGCGACAAGGCCGCCGTGCGCCGCCTGCAGGACGCCGTGGCCGCGCGCAGCGCCGAACTCGGCCTTCCCGATGGCGTGCTCGCCTCGCGGCGTCGCCTGGAATCGCTGCTCGACGACGGCGACTGGTCGGTGCTGGGCGGCTGGCGCCGGGAGCTGCTGGTACCCACGCTGGCGCCATTGCTCCCCGGCGCCACGCAGGGTTTGCCGAGCGGCGGAAGCACCGTATAG
- a CDS encoding quinone-dependent dihydroorotate dehydrogenase, producing MYGLARPFLFALEPERAHRLGLASMEALHRMRLQRVLGARPRQFPTRAFGLDFPNPVGLAAGLDKNGEHIDALLALGFGFVEIGTVTPRPQPGNQAPRMFRLPQYRALINRLGFNNHGVDALVRNVERATRRGGLLGINIGKNKDTPNESAAVDYLHCLERVYPLADYVTVNISSPNTAGLRELQEEQSLRRLVGELREAQERLAARHGRRVPLLVKVAPDLSDEDIDAAARVLGDLSVDGVIATNTTVSRIAVQGHRHAAQAGGLSGEPLMNKSTAVLRMLRTRLPDGIPLIGVGGVMSGADAAKKTAAGATLVQLYTGLVYRGPRLIGECVEAIRRRKEAPSRGNLPNL from the coding sequence ATGTACGGGTTGGCACGGCCTTTCCTCTTCGCACTCGAGCCGGAACGTGCACACCGGCTCGGCCTGGCGTCCATGGAGGCGCTGCACCGCATGCGGCTGCAGCGCGTGCTCGGCGCCCGGCCGCGTCAGTTTCCGACGCGCGCCTTCGGCCTGGATTTCCCCAACCCCGTGGGTCTTGCCGCGGGGCTGGACAAGAACGGCGAGCACATCGATGCGCTGCTCGCGCTGGGCTTCGGCTTCGTCGAGATCGGTACGGTCACGCCGCGCCCGCAGCCCGGCAACCAGGCACCGCGCATGTTCCGGCTGCCGCAGTACCGTGCGCTGATCAACCGGCTGGGCTTCAACAACCACGGCGTGGATGCGCTGGTGCGCAACGTGGAGCGCGCCACTCGGCGCGGTGGCCTGCTCGGCATCAACATCGGCAAGAACAAGGACACCCCGAACGAATCCGCGGCAGTCGACTACCTGCATTGCCTGGAGCGCGTCTACCCGCTCGCCGACTACGTGACGGTCAACATTTCATCGCCCAATACCGCGGGCCTGCGCGAACTGCAGGAAGAACAGTCGCTGCGGCGGCTGGTCGGCGAGCTGCGCGAGGCGCAGGAGCGGCTGGCCGCGCGCCATGGCCGCCGCGTGCCGCTGCTGGTGAAGGTGGCACCCGACCTCAGCGACGAGGACATCGACGCCGCCGCGCGCGTGCTTGGTGACCTCTCGGTCGACGGCGTGATCGCGACCAACACGACCGTGTCGCGCATCGCCGTGCAGGGCCATCGGCATGCGGCGCAGGCGGGCGGTCTGTCCGGCGAGCCGCTGATGAACAAGTCGACTGCGGTGCTGCGCATGTTGCGCACGCGGTTGCCCGACGGCATCCCGCTGATCGGCGTTGGCGGAGTGATGTCCGGCGCCGATGCGGCCAAGAAGACCGCGGCCGGGGCGACCCTGGTGCAGCTCTACACCGGGCTGGTGTATCGCGGACCGCGCCTGATCGGCGAGTGCGTGGAGGCCATCCGCCGCCGCAAGGAAGCCCCCAGCCGCGGAAACCTGCCCAACCTGTGA
- the murB gene encoding UDP-N-acetylmuramate dehydrogenase, whose amino-acid sequence MRWTRDADLADRTTFRVPARAAWLVEVDDAAALPLVLADPRIADGELLVLGGGSNLLFAANLDGVALAMCDSAIAVIDGDGDGDTVIVRAGAGRGWHEFVRDTLALGLSGLENLSLIPGTVGAAPIQNIGAYGVEIDRRVHAVEAWDRDAGRLVRLDPADCGFAYRDSRFKRERARWIVTAVEFALSRTPRLELGYAGIGEELAAMGIALPTPADVSQAVCRIRRRKLPDPAVLGNAGSFFKNPIVPATQADALLAAHRALPCFAAGATDMRKLSAAWLIDAAGWKGHRDGDAGVAPGHALVLVNHGAASGGQLLALAQRIAASVQARFGVALEPEPRIVGAAW is encoded by the coding sequence GTGCGCTGGACACGCGACGCCGACCTGGCCGATCGCACCACGTTCCGCGTGCCCGCGCGCGCCGCGTGGCTGGTCGAGGTGGACGACGCCGCCGCCCTGCCCCTTGTACTCGCCGACCCGCGGATCGCCGACGGCGAACTGCTGGTGCTCGGTGGTGGCAGCAACCTGCTGTTCGCGGCGAACCTCGATGGCGTTGCCCTGGCCATGTGCGACAGCGCGATCGCCGTGATCGACGGGGACGGGGACGGGGACACGGTCATCGTGCGCGCCGGCGCCGGTCGCGGCTGGCACGAGTTCGTGCGCGACACGCTCGCCCTCGGGCTGTCGGGGTTGGAGAACCTGTCGCTGATCCCGGGCACGGTGGGCGCCGCGCCGATCCAGAACATCGGCGCCTACGGCGTCGAGATCGATCGCCGCGTGCACGCAGTGGAGGCCTGGGACCGCGACGCGGGCCGCCTGGTGCGGCTCGATCCCGCCGACTGCGGTTTCGCCTACCGCGACAGCCGCTTCAAGCGCGAACGCGCGCGCTGGATCGTCACCGCGGTGGAATTCGCGCTGTCGCGCACACCGCGGCTGGAACTCGGCTATGCCGGCATCGGCGAAGAGCTCGCAGCCATGGGCATCGCGTTGCCCACCCCGGCCGACGTGTCGCAGGCGGTGTGCCGCATCCGCCGGCGCAAGCTCCCGGATCCCGCCGTGCTCGGCAATGCCGGCAGCTTTTTCAAGAACCCGATCGTGCCGGCGACGCAGGCCGACGCGCTCCTCGCCGCGCACCGGGCGCTGCCGTGTTTCGCGGCCGGCGCCACCGACATGCGCAAGCTGTCGGCCGCATGGCTGATCGACGCCGCCGGCTGGAAAGGCCATCGCGACGGCGACGCCGGCGTGGCACCCGGCCACGCCCTGGTGCTGGTCAACCATGGCGCTGCCAGCGGTGGCCAGCTGCTCGCGCTGGCGCAGCGGATCGCCGCCTCGGTGCAGGCGCGCTTCGGCGTGGCGCTCGAGCCGGAGCCGCGCATCGTCGGCGCCGCGTGGTGA